The DNA segment ATCATAGGTGGCATAGCCGATGCGTGGAGCGTCAGCGAGCCGATGGTTGCGTATCGACTATATCGTCTGGGCTGGATAAAAGACGCGACGTATCGGGGGCTCAATGCCGATTACGCCGCCCGATGGAGGGCAGTCAAGGCGAAGGAGAAGGAAAAAGCCCAAGAGAATGAAGGTGGGCCGTCCTACTACGTGGTCCGGCAGCACAAGCTCGGAAACGCCCTGATCGACGTCGTCCACCGGACACTCAGGGATAACCTGCTAACCCATACCAAGGCGGCTAAGGTGCTTGGCGTGAAGCCGAGTTCTGTAGAGCCGCTACTGCGCCGGTTTGAAAGCAGCCGTGGGGCGCTGTTCCCGGACATGAGGAGGTAGGCTGACCTTGCTCTATCTTCTCGACGCCAACGTACTCATCCGCGCACACGAAGACTATTATCCGATTGGGCGGGTACCGCAGTTTTGGGACTGGCTTGTTGCCGTCGCCGAAGCCGGGCATGCGAAAATGCCCTTCGAGATCCATTCCGAGATCGCAATCTCAAAAGGCCCTCTCAAGGATTGGGTGTGCAGTGCTGAGGTCAAGAAGAAGCTGATCCTGGACGAGGAGATATCTCCGACCTTGCTGAACAAGGTGCTGCATGATGGCTATGCCCCCGACCTTGATGACAGCGAACTTGAGGAGATCGGCCAAGACCCCTTTCTGGTCGCCTACGGATTGGCGTCCGCAGACAGGGTGATCGTGACCAAAGAGATATCAAAGCCCAGCAAGAAGCGCGCTAACCGTAAGGTTCCGGATGTCTGCAATTCCGTGGGAGTGCCGTGGATGAAGGATTTTGAATTCTTCCGGGCTTTGAACTTCACCACGACCGGAAAGTAGCTGGGCCGAACCCATTGGCCAGAGATCGCAAGCCCATCCCCGGTGGGTTTGAGTGCCTTCGCCCGTAGACGCCCCGCGTGGCCCACCGCTATAGCAGCGCAACGGGCGCAACGCCCATCCCGGACCCGCGCCCTCGTCGAAGCGAGAGCCGCATGGACCAAGCCTCCAAGATTGCCGATCTCAACGACCTGCTGCGCTGCCACCATATTGGCGGTCGCGTTATGATTACCCAGGGCATCCAGGCCCTCGACCAGGATGCCGTCACGGAGATCATTGCTGCCGTCGCCGCGTTTTCCGACTTCACGCCGGACAATGATCCGTACCATGAGCATGACTGCGCCGTGATGACCGTTGGCGACGAGCATCGCATTATATGGAAGATCGACGCCTACGACCGAGAAATGACCTTCGCCTCGCCCAATCCCGCCGACCCGGCGGTGACCGTTCGCGTGCTGACCATCATGCTGGCCGACGAATGGTGACCGTTCCATCCCCATTGGACAAGATCGCTGCAATGGCAACAGTCGCGGCCTGCTTCATTTAAGCCCGGCAGCAACCCACCCCCGCTGCTGGAGTACAGGGTGCTGGGGGCGGGCTTTCGGGCAATAGCCGGGCGCGGCAGGGCTGGCACGAGCAAGCTGTTACGCCTCGAAACGGCACAACGGCGATCACGCCGCCCGGCGAAGGCTCTTCTGGATCGACGGGATCTGTGCCCGGCGTTCGTTCGGATGCCGCATCGATTGTGCCAGCGATTGCAGTTGCCGCTCCCTGTCGTGGTCGGAGATGCCCAGCCTCTTCATCTTGGCCGCTTGGGCGAACAGCGTCGTATTGCCCGTGCCGGGTGACGCCGAGATGCAGGCGTTGTGCATGTCGGCCAGCGCGTCACTAATTTCCTCTTCGTCGCGGTTGGCTCGCTGCGCCAGTAGCGCCCCATGGAGAGCCTGCAATTCCGGGGATTTGTCGAACGCCAGCACCTCGCGCTCCTCGGCAGGGGCGAAGTCCAAGACATCGAGCCATGCCAGCGGATCGAGAATGTCGGCTTCATTCCACTGGCTGTCGTCGAAGAATGAATTGCGGCGGTGGTCGCGCCGCGCCTGACTGGGCATATAGAAGATGGAGTTGGCGGGGCGCTTGCTCTTGTCGAGACCGCTGAAGCGTTTGCCTGGAACCCGTTTCCCCACGGTGAAGCCGAACTGCTCGATACGCGCCGCCAGCGCATCCCACAGGCGATGGTAATAGTCCGCCGTGACCGGATGCCGGAAGGGGATGAACACGCGATAGCGGAGTTGGCCATCGCCGAGATCGTTGTTGAACGAGTTGAAGGCGAGCCATGCGAAGTCGTCGAACACCACATGGAGTTCATCGACGCCGAGGTCGCCGCCATCGAAGTCCAGTTGCATGAACGTCACGTATTCGACGTTGGCGAGGCCACGACGGGTGTCGGGGCTGCGCCATGGATCGTACTTGGCCCCGGACATCAGCAAATTGTCGTCCTTCGCCTTGTAGGCGTGCGCGAATGCGTCACGCAAGAGCGCACGGACTTCGTTCCAATTGGTGATGTGCTCGCTCAGGACATATGGACTTGTCTTGGTTGAAATAAACGAAGCGGAAATCCCAGGTGTTACGAATTCGACTATATTATTAAGGTCATAATCGTAACACCTGTCATGTGTCTGGTCTTGATCAACACACAACGTGTTGTGGCCTCCGGCCAGCAGCAATGACAGACGGAGTTGCTGGTCCTGGAGCCGCTTCTTGGCCTCACGCGCCTTCGCATTCCGCTCGACGGAGGTCAATGCCGGTTTGGTCCTGGCGCGCTCACGCACCTTCATGTCCCGCTCAATGAACGCCGGATCGATTTCGTCCGGCCCCTCAATGCGCGCCGCCGGGAACAGGCGCGCCTTCAACTGAAGGGCTGTCTCCTTGTCCACGACCAGAACCTCGACCCGCTTGCTCGACGCAGCATCCCGTAAAGCCGTCCGCATGATCGCCTGATGGATAACCTCCTGCGACTTAGCCTGATGCACGACATCAGCCTGAATGCCATGCACCACCTCCAAGAACTTGAAGTGCGGCGGGGTGTCGTTGAGTGCGGCGAAGAAGGCAATGCGGGTGTGATCCACGCAATCGTTACGGCCATGGCAAATGGCGGGAATACGGGCACCGGCATCGCTGACGATGAAGTCTCCCCCTTTGGCATTGTTGCCGACCCACAGGAAGGGCTCCGCGCCCCAATGCTCGGCGATGGCGTCGTTGACGGCCTTGCAAAACTGCTTATCCAACCGCGTTTGCAAGTTCACGCTGTTGCGGCGTTCCGAGATGTAGCGGAAGGTCAACCGCTCGCTGGTCTCGCGGGGGTAGTGCTCGAACTTCGGCTTGATGTGCGGATGCGGCGCGAACTCCACCTTGTCCTGCCACAGCAAATACAGCATGGAACTGGTGAAGTTGGCCCCCATGATCGTCGGCCTGTCCCAGGCATCGAACACCTCGGGTCGTAATGCCCAGTGGCAGATCAATGCACCATGCCGCCCTTGGCCGTCGAACCGCTGGTTGCCGAGACGGTTCCAGCAATCGCGCCGAACCCACACGTCATGCGCCTTGCTGTTGACCTTGGCATAGAGGTCACAGAGAACCGCGAGCAGATCGTCCCGCTCCTTGTTCGCCGCCACGTCGTCGAAGCGACGCTGATGCCCAACCGCCCGGCCCATCCGGAAGTAAGTGCCGTGACCGCTTTCAATTTCGAAATCGTCGATGAACCAGCGGAAGGTGTCGGGCACATTGATTTGGAACGTGCCGTCAGCGGCGGGGATTTCGTCCATGATCAAATGCCAGTCGCCGCTTCGCTGCCACGACGGCATGCCGAGGAATGCCGCATGGGTGATGCCCAGAATGACGCTCCGATGGTGCCCACGCATGAACGCCATGATGCGCACCTTCACCGACACGTCATCTTCCCCGTTGTCGCCGTGGATAAGGACGACATTCTGTTTGGGATGATGCTGCCGGATACGCTTGCTGGTTTGCTCCAGCAGGAACTTGGTCGGCTGGACGAGCAGCACGTTCTTGCCGCTCATTCGGCAGAGATGATCCATGTAGGTGATCGCGGCCTCGGTCTTGCCTGATCCGCAGCCACCCGATACGTAATAGATTGTCTTCATAATTGTCTCCCACAAATAAAATAGCCCTGAGCCGTCATGTTCGCCGGTGGGAGACGGCAGTGAACAAGAAATTGGCTCAGGGCTAATGACCACGCATATTATATGCCGTGATTATAGAATTCGTTGACCTTGTTCATTGCCGTTCTCCCATACTATTTAGCGCGGTCAGGGGTGGCGCGATCAATTTAATTCAATGGCGAAGAATGGTTTATCTTTGCGCGTCCCATCACGTCAACCCAGACCTTGCCGCCGAGGTCGTCCAGCATGTTGGCGTGGACATGCTGATAACTCTGCCGCATCCGTGCCGATGCCCGGCTGAGGTTCGCGGCCAAGGTGAGTAGCGCGTCGGCGCAAGGACGGCGCTGCCGGGCTATCGTGCTGCTCATGTAGCTGCGGCACCGGCCCAGCCATATCCGGCTGAACTCATACTGGTTATCGGTCATGCCGATGGTCCGCAGAACGTTGTAGGCCTCTCCCAGGATCATCCCATCCCCTCCGTCGGTGTGCAGCTATTTATGCCCCGTCCGCATAAATAGCTGCATAGGCAGCGGCAAAAAGGAGACGGCCATGCAGAATGATTACCTATTGGATAAGATGGTGGAGATTGGGTTCAAGGGGCAGCAGGTGACATTGCGGGAGGTCATCGCGATGGCGGTGGCCGCGACCCGCCCGGCGACGAGCAGGCGAAATCCGCCCCCATCGACGCCCCAAACCGTGCCCCAGCACCCAATGCTGCCGACGCGCTAAACCGGCAGAGCAGCCCATTGATATCACTTGATGAATTTTCGCATTTATCGCTGATCTTTGGGCCTGCTCTCCCCGGCCAGCTCGTTTGCGCTATTGTTGCATGAGGCTCTGGGCATTGAGGCATGCCATGGCGCGACCAACTGATCTGCGGGATATTCCCGACCTCACGCCGGACGAAGCGGCCCAACAGTCGGGATTCCGCATTGGCATTCTGGAAGCCGATATCGTGTTCTGGCAAAACCTCGCGGATTGCAGAGTCCTGCCTGAGGGGCCTATAGCAGGTTGGCAGGGCGCGCGAATGCGTCGAAATTCTGGAGCGGAATCCCACATGAAGCGGCCACGGGCAAAGCCGGGATCGATTGCCGATGAGAATGCCACATTCTTCTGGTGGGAGGACGATACGCTGGTCATCAATGTTCTGGGCAAACCCAGCGCCAGCCGCGATGCCATCGGCAAGCCCAAAGGGGCACAGCTCAATATCAGCGTGACGGCGGCACCCCGCCTGGGCCGGGCGACGGATCACATGGTGCGCTTTTTGGCCGCTGAATTCGGTGTTTCCCCCTCGGCAATCGAGGTTGTCTTTGGACGCTTCAACGTAAACAAGCAGTTGAGGGTCAAGGCCCCGACGAAATTGCCTGCTGTTTTCCAGCAGGCGACCCTCTTATAGAGGCCGTCGCCCAAGCGGAGATCATCCTCCACACAGCACATCGACCACCGTCATTGCGGCCAGCAGCGCATCGGGGAACACGTTCACATCGACCTCAACCCAGCGAGCGCGCTTGTCGTGGTGATCCAGGGCTTGGTGGTCTGCTGGGGGCGGGTTGGCAGCGATCCAGTAGAAGTCGGCATCCATGTCGATGGCGACGGTCTTGGTCCCCGTCCAGGCCAGCGGCGTTACCGCCGGTAACAAGGGCTCAAGCTCAGCGCAGTCCTTGAACGCCGCCACGATCCCGGCATGCGAGCCTGAGAGGTCGCGTGAGGTCAGCCAGAACGGCATGTGGCGCTCGATGGCCCAGCGCAGGAACGTCCCCGCATGGGGTGCCAATGTGCCGTTGCTGCGTAGCAGAACCCCATTGATACCGAGATACAGCACGGCCATCGCGATCCCCTATGGCAAGACGGCATCGCCGAAGAGAGAACTCAGAGACAGCCGCCGTGACCAGCCCTGCAATTCCGGGCTGACGGTGACCGTCCAGCCGTCGCCGTAGTGCATGGTGTTCTCGCTGATGAACCTTGGCGGCTCCGATATCCAGAACACGTTCTCATGCGCGATGAAGGTGTGGGACTGCTCCAGCAGCGAGATCAGCGGCGTGACGGCCTGGGTCTCGCTCTCCAGCTTCATGCGTTTGCGCACGAACGCCAATGTGATGGCCTGGGACTCCACCGGCCCCCACACGAAGCCGTCCGTGCCGTAATAGAGAAGGGCCAAGGCCGAGAGATCGGTGCTGGGCAGCCCTTCTGCGGTCAGCGTCTCAGTGATGGCCGCCCTGACCCCAAGGGGCAGGGTGTCGAAGCAAGTGGCGCATTCGTCGCTCAGCGCATTCCACAGCGCCTGCTCCTTGGCCCTGACCGCATCGATCAGGCCGCCTTCCAGATATTCCGACAGTTCGCGGCAAAAGCCTTGGCTCATGCAAGCCTGGATCAGCGGCCATGCGCGGCGGATCGGCTCATCGATCAGCGTGTCCCGCACGTTCGCCCCAACCTGCTGCTGCCACATCTCGGTGGAGAGCGTCCGCACCCAGGTCATCGCCAGCGGCGACGGGCACCAAACGATGCGGCGCGGCGGCGTGAGCCCAGCGGCGCGGTAGGCCTCGGTGATGACCTGCTCGATGGCGGCGTGGTCCTGGCGCGTGGTCAGCCCCAGCGCGGTTTTCCAGGTGTGGAGATGGCGACGCGCCGCGTCCTTGATGTCTCCGGTAAAGCTGTTGAACATGAATGCGCCCTCAAAGGCGGGGTTATCCGCAATGTTAATGACCCTCGTATTTAGCTGTCTACGAGGGCCATGCTTTACAGGCAGCGCCCGTGCTGGAACGTGGAGCGACCTGCCGGGAATCCAGTTACGTCCGTAAAAGACCGGCTGCGGGCACCGTTCTGATCGCGCTATGCTGCCGAGGAGGTGGGCCATGTTCACTCGGTTCCTCGCGGTCTTGGCGCTCCTGCTGTCGCCTTGTACCGCCCATGCCGTCAACGATGCCTGCCAAATTCATCGCCTCAAGCTGTCGCCGATGATGCAAGTGCTGGTCGAGCGCCTGCGTTGGCATATGTGGACTCGCAACAACGACCTGAAGATCACCGCCGAAGCCGATCTGGATGCCTTCATCGCCCTCACGCAGATCACCGACCGCTACGGCAAGCTGATCACCAATGCCATCCGTGACTACAACGACGGTGACCCAGAGGCCGACCATTTGTGCTTCAAGTATGTCCTTGAGGCCGACTGTGAGAGCTACCTCGTCTACCAGCGCACCGTTATCGATCTGCCCAAGAGCGACCGCAAGGCCATCGAGGATGAAGGTGTGCGGCGGTGCGAACGGGCGAGGAATTTCTGAGGGAAATAGAGGCCGTCCTCCTGCCATTCCTGTTTCGCGCCAAACATCTCTACTATAGGATGTTCTCGCAATTCATTCCGGTGGGGAACGGGCATGTCGCTGAAAGTCGAGGAATTCGCCAAACGTCGCGCCATGAGGGAGGGAATTCCAGAAAGCTTGCTGGTTCCGGTTGTCGCTGTCGATCAGAACGCAATCACCGAATATGTCGGCGAAATTACCCCGATTATGCCTCGGTCACCGGAAAAAGCGTTGCTGGTTACCGTGAGGGCACCGGACACCACAGATCGTAACCTGCGGGTCTGGAACAATCCGGCATCAAACATCTATTTCCAAGAACGACAAGTCTGGGTCCATGTAGATTACCATGGCTACCGCCGCGCATATAAGAAGGCGATGCCGAGCGATAATATTGATAAATTTGTCCTCAGCCATACCATGGGGCGACCCATGGCTAGAATTCTTGGATTTAATTATATCCGCCTCACCCCGGTCACGAAGAAAGCAAATACAAGTAGCATTCTTTCTGAAATTCAAGGCTGCCGTCGATATGCCGACCCGAAGTTTTACAAAAAATTATTAGAGGCAAAACCTCGTATATTGTACGCAGATACCACAGAAATGCTACTAATGCTTGATATTATGATTGGTGGAAATTTCGCCGAGGAGGCGTATTGGGCCGAATATCTATTCGCGCCAGTCGGAACGCCCCCGCCCCCTGACCTGATCGGAAGCCTGCGGACATATGATTGGGTGTGTGATGGCGACCTCCCTTCTGGTGGTGACTTTATCCAGCTATAGAGGCCGCCTATTGGCTGAGATGTGGAGCAAGGGGATCGGGCAATGGCGAACAATGAGCTCTGGCTGACCTTCACCTATAAAGGCAAAACGGGTGTCCTTAGGGAGGAGAAGGCGCACTGCGTCCTCAAGGACACTGGAAGCAATATTTCCTTGGAAGGGGAAATCTTCCCCATATCAAACGGCAACTGGAGGCAAGCTCTCAGAGATGCGCTAGCTCATTACGGGTGTGAACTCGTCGATGTAACAAGGGTTTATGACGATAACGAAGAGACAAAGAAAATTAAGAAGATTATTGAGGGTAGCGAGGGGAAGGGTTCCGGGTGTTGCATCTTGTTGGCCTCTGGAATTGTATTTGCGGCTGCGACTTTGACGATCTCTATTATTGCCTGACTAATCTAGGCGTTCATTATAACGCAACAGAGGTTTGGGCTATTTCCCCCGGATTTTCCCGGATGAGGCAGGTTGCCCAGCGTAAGCCCCCGCCCTTGTTGGCTCCTCAGGGTTGTGATACTTACGTGCATGCATTTGGCGTTGTTGGCTCGCGGATGAGGGGAGACTGCCGCAGGTCGTAGCGTCGTTGGTGTGGTGAATTGATGCCAGGGGGCAAGACGGACATGGTGGCGACGACATCTACGGGCATTCGCACTGAGAGTGGGTCTCGGAGGCTGCTGCTTTCAACAGCATCCTCCTTGGCGGTGATGGTTGCGCTATCCTCCGGCACCGCTTCGGCCGCGACGCAGTCGATTGACCTTTCCGGCGCCGCAGCCGTAACTGACTTGACAGCGCATACGGAGGCCGGAGATGCAGCGTCCACGTCTGGAAATGGCGCCGGGCAAACCTGGACGATTACAAACAGCGTTACCAACCAATCAACAGGAGCTTCTGGACTGGGAATTGGCGGATCAAATGCAACCATTTCAATTGTAAACACAGGCGTTCTTAGCTCTAGTAATGGGTCCGGAATTTACGTTACCGGCGGAACTGGCGGGGCAGCCTCCTTTATCATTAATATCATAAATTCATCATCGATAGTATCAACTGGCGGGAATGGTTCTGGTGTAGAATACACACCATTCAGTCCAAGTGGGGCTGACCGCCTAACGATAACAAATTCAGGGTTAATATCCGGAGCAGGGACGGGAAGTGGTATTGATGTAGCGGAAACAGATAATGGGAATTCGCTGACAACTAAGGCGCTGAGTATTTCCAATGCTGGCGGCACTATTCGCGGCGGGACGTCGGGTGGGCATGGTATTTATCTCGAAAACTCAGGATCGCCAACATCTGCCCCGGCAATAATAACAAATTCATCTGGAACCATTATGGCAAGGGCCGGAAATAACTCAGGGATATATAGCGCCAGAAGTTCCTTTAACAGCATAACCATTTCAATCTCTGGTGGCACCGTCATTGGCAGCGGCACTGGAGCTGGCATCGATCTATCAACTTCAAGTCCGACATCGGATGTAGTCGTTCTCTCTGGCGGTCTCCTCTCCAGTGGCGATAGTGGTGCCAGTGCCGCACTGAAGATGTATGGAGCCCTGACCTCTTCACTGACCATTACTGGCGGCACCCTCACCGGTGCAACGACCTTTGCAAACACCAACAAGACCGACATCGTCTTCGGCAGTGCGTCGAGTGATAGCTTCACCACTGGGGGTGATTTCGGCGTTACCAACAAGACTGCCAAGACGGTCACGGTGACCAACGGTGCCATCTCGGTCGGGCACAACATCTATTCCACCGGTGCCATCACCCTGACGGGCGGCACGGTGACCATGACGGCCAGCAAGGATTTTGCCACCAATACCGGTCTGGTCATGAACGGCGGGACCTTGGACCTGGGCATCTATGCCGCCAAGATCAACAACGCCACCCAGACCGCCGGTGGTTTCAGCATGACCGGCTCCGGCACGCTGAAAACCACCATCGGGGCCAGCGCCACCGGCGCCCTTGATCTCAGCACCAATGCGGTGACCTGGACCAATGCGGGCCAGACCTTGACTATCGTGCCGACGGTATCGGGC comes from the Magnetospirillum sp. 15-1 genome and includes:
- a CDS encoding DUF4411 family protein, which encodes MLYLLDANVLIRAHEDYYPIGRVPQFWDWLVAVAEAGHAKMPFEIHSEIAISKGPLKDWVCSAEVKKKLILDEEISPTLLNKVLHDGYAPDLDDSELEEIGQDPFLVAYGLASADRVIVTKEISKPSKKRANRKVPDVCNSVGVPWMKDFEFFRALNFTTTGK
- a CDS encoding DUF3768 domain-containing protein produces the protein MDQASKIADLNDLLRCHHIGGRVMITQGIQALDQDAVTEIIAAVAAFSDFTPDNDPYHEHDCAVMTVGDEHRIIWKIDAYDREMTFASPNPADPAVTVRVLTIMLADEW
- a CDS encoding DEAD/DEAH box helicase family protein, with amino-acid sequence MKTIYYVSGGCGSGKTEAAITYMDHLCRMSGKNVLLVQPTKFLLEQTSKRIRQHHPKQNVVLIHGDNGEDDVSVKVRIMAFMRGHHRSVILGITHAAFLGMPSWQRSGDWHLIMDEIPAADGTFQINVPDTFRWFIDDFEIESGHGTYFRMGRAVGHQRRFDDVAANKERDDLLAVLCDLYAKVNSKAHDVWVRRDCWNRLGNQRFDGQGRHGALICHWALRPEVFDAWDRPTIMGANFTSSMLYLLWQDKVEFAPHPHIKPKFEHYPRETSERLTFRYISERRNSVNLQTRLDKQFCKAVNDAIAEHWGAEPFLWVGNNAKGGDFIVSDAGARIPAICHGRNDCVDHTRIAFFAALNDTPPHFKFLEVVHGIQADVVHQAKSQEVIHQAIMRTALRDAASSKRVEVLVVDKETALQLKARLFPAARIEGPDEIDPAFIERDMKVRERARTKPALTSVERNAKAREAKKRLQDQQLRLSLLLAGGHNTLCVDQDQTHDRCYDYDLNNIVEFVTPGISASFISTKTSPYVLSEHITNWNEVRALLRDAFAHAYKAKDDNLLMSGAKYDPWRSPDTRRGLANVEYVTFMQLDFDGGDLGVDELHVVFDDFAWLAFNSFNNDLGDGQLRYRVFIPFRHPVTADYYHRLWDALAARIEQFGFTVGKRVPGKRFSGLDKSKRPANSIFYMPSQARRDHRRNSFFDDSQWNEADILDPLAWLDVLDFAPAEEREVLAFDKSPELQALHGALLAQRANRDEEEISDALADMHNACISASPGTGNTTLFAQAAKMKRLGISDHDRERQLQSLAQSMRHPNERRAQIPSIQKSLRRAA
- a CDS encoding DUF6626 family protein, with translation MILGEAYNVLRTIGMTDNQYEFSRIWLGRCRSYMSSTIARQRRPCADALLTLAANLSRASARMRQSYQHVHANMLDDLGGKVWVDVMGRAKINHSSPLN
- a CDS encoding DUF167 domain-containing protein, which translates into the protein MARPTDLRDIPDLTPDEAAQQSGFRIGILEADIVFWQNLADCRVLPEGPIAGWQGARMRRNSGAESHMKRPRAKPGSIADENATFFWWEDDTLVINVLGKPSASRDAIGKPKGAQLNISVTAAPRLGRATDHMVRFLAAEFGVSPSAIEVVFGRFNVNKQLRVKAPTKLPAVFQQATLL